Within the Alphaproteobacteria bacterium genome, the region CCTGGACACTGGGGCGGACGGCGATGACGTCGAACCAGCGCTTTACGTTGATACGGTCCTCCGGCACCGCAATCTCGCCGCGTGCGGCCATAGCGGTGGCAACCCAGGCGGTGATGTCGGCGATGGTGAAACGCGGCCCAGCAAGGAACTCGCTATCACCGAGGCGCACATCGATGTGCTCGAAAAAGCGCGCGGCCGAGGCGCGGCCGCGTTCGACCAATGCCGGGATCTGCGGCACACCTCGGGTGCCCGGCAGAGCGCGGTCCTCGAACAGGGGCAAGAGATTGCGCACAGTCTCGGCGACCGCCATCAGCCCATCATGCTCGGCGCGGCGGTTCCACATCTCGACGATCGCCTTATCCTTGGCATCGATGCCCATCAGCGGTGGCTCGGGGTGCATCTCCTCGACATAGCGGCAGATCGCCACCGACTCACCAATGCAGGTGCCGTCGTCAAGCTCCAGCACCGGCACCATCGCATAAGGATTTAACGCCTGAAACGTCGCTGCGAACTGTGCCATCTCGCGCACGTTCACCTGCTCGGTGGGAACCTTGATCCCCTTCTCCGCCAAAAACATACGCACCCGTCTAGGGTTCGGCGCCTGGGTGAAATCGTAGAGCTTCATATGTGCGAACTTACTGCCGCTCCAAGATTCCACCCGTGGGCCTGGGCGGATGCGCCGCTAGAGCCTCTTCGATGGGCTCGGTGCCCCAGCCGGGAGCTGTTGGAAGCTGCAAAATACCGTTCTCGATTTGCGGCACCACAGTGAACAGCTCGTCGCGCCAGGGTACCTGGTCGATGTCAATCTCCATGATGCGGAAGTTGGGCACGGCGGCGACAAAGTTGGCGTTCATCATGGTAGATAGGTGACCATAGAAGTTATGTGGTGCGATATTGACCTCCCAAGCCTCGGCAGCGGCGGCAATCTTCATCGACTGCCAGATACCATTCCAGATAGCGTCGATGATGAACACATCCATCGACTGGTGCCGCAGATAGGGCTTGAACTCACGGATGCCGAACAGCGTCTCGCCGCCGGAGATCGGCGTGTTGCAGTAACGCCTGACATCCGCCAGTGCCTCCGGGTCGTAGAGGTCGATCTCGATCCAGAACAGCCCTTGCGGATCGAGCGCGTGAGTAACCTTGCGCAAGCCCTCGGCCTTAAAATTAAAATTAAGATCCAAGAGGATATCCATCTCGGGCCCGGTGCCATCGCGGAAGGCCTCGAGCTCGGCGATCAACGCATTGATGGTATCGCGCTCCGCATTGAGGCCGATATGGCCCGGCGGCATGTTGAAGCCCGGTGCCCAGAGCGGCGGGTCCATGTCGAAATTGAAGATGTTGGTCTTGAGCGCGCTGAATCCCTTTTCGCGAACCTCCTGGCCTAGTGCCTTGCAGCCGTCCAGCGAGCGCAGCGGCTCGCAGCCATGCGCCTCGGGTCTCGATACCCGATAGGTGCCACAGTGGGACCAGTAAACGCGGATGCTGTCCCGCACCGGCCCGCCGAGCAGCTCGTAGACCGGCACGCCGAGCGCCTTGGCCTTGACGTCGAGCAGAGCGTTTTCGATCGCCGCGATGCCCTGGGCGACAACACCGCCTGCTGCCGGGCGCGTCACCGCATACAGGTCGGCGTAGATTGCTTCCGTCGGCCGCGGGTCGCGACCGATAACCTGATGCGCCAGGCCCGCGATGACGGCGCTGACGCCCGGCGACCCAAAGCCTTCCTGGTATTCGCTCCAGCCGACCAGGTCTTCGTCCGTACTCAGCTTGACGAACGAGAAATTACGCCACCCCGCATCGCAATGCAGGGTTTCGATATTGGTAACCTTCATTCTCGGGACCCTCGGCAGAAATACGGTTGCGACTCGGCCCGGAGTATGTGACAGGACAACATCGTCTGGCTAGGCTGCTCTTGGAACGGAAGGGGACGGAGTCATCATGCTACGCTGGCTGATGCTGATATTGCTGCTTCTTGCGGCACCGTCAGCGCTTGCACAAGAGAGCACGGGCGAGACCACAGATGTCGAGGCGCTGATAGCGACCCTCGAGGACGAGGCCGAGCGTGAAGCGCTGATAGAGACGCTCGAAACGCTTATCGCGGCCGATCAGCAGACCGAGGTGCAACCCGGTTTAAGCGGACGCATCCTGGATGCGCTGTCTGAGCGCGTAGAGCGCGTCGGCCATCAACTTTCGCAAACCGCCGGCTTTCTCTCGAGTCTGCCAGCAGCAACCGATCGCCTGATCGCCGGGGCGGGGGACGCCGAGACCCGCGTGCGCTGGCTGCGCATAACGCTAAAAATCGTCTCCGTGATCACGCTGGCCTGGCTGTCACGCACCATGCTTCATCGCATGCTCAAGCCCGGGCGCGAGAAGCTGGCGAAACGCACCGGCGACGGCGTCCTGGAAGCGGCAATCCTGTTCCTCGGCAGGGTCATATACGGCTACCTGCCGATCGCCGTGTTCGCCGCCGTGGCGCTGGTCTTCCTGCCCCTAACCGAACCCGTGCCAACGACCCGGGTGATCGGCTTAGCGTTGGTCTATGCAGTCATCTTCATTCAGGCGATCACCATCCTCACAGGCCTCGTGTTCGGGGCAGGGA harbors:
- a CDS encoding mandelate racemase/muconate lactonizing enzyme family protein, with amino-acid sequence MKVTNIETLHCDAGWRNFSFVKLSTDEDLVGWSEYQEGFGSPGVSAVIAGLAHQVIGRDPRPTEAIYADLYAVTRPAAGGVVAQGIAAIENALLDVKAKALGVPVYELLGGPVRDSIRVYWSHCGTYRVSRPEAHGCEPLRSLDGCKALGQEVREKGFSALKTNIFNFDMDPPLWAPGFNMPPGHIGLNAERDTINALIAELEAFRDGTGPEMDILLDLNFNFKAEGLRKVTHALDPQGLFWIEIDLYDPEALADVRRYCNTPISGGETLFGIREFKPYLRHQSMDVFIIDAIWNGIWQSMKIAAAAEAWEVNIAPHNFYGHLSTMMNANFVAAVPNFRIMEIDIDQVPWRDELFTVVPQIENGILQLPTAPGWGTEPIEEALAAHPPRPTGGILERQ
- a CDS encoding glutathione S-transferase family protein; its protein translation is MKLYDFTQAPNPRRVRMFLAEKGIKVPTEQVNVREMAQFAATFQALNPYAMVPVLELDDGTCIGESVAICRYVEEMHPEPPLMGIDAKDKAIVEMWNRRAEHDGLMAVAETVRNLLPLFEDRALPGTRGVPQIPALVERGRASAARFFEHIDVRLGDSEFLAGPRFTIADITAWVATAMAARGEIAVPEDRINVKRWFDVIAVRPSVQA